In Pseudomonas fluorescens, the following are encoded in one genomic region:
- a CDS encoding DsbE family thiol:disulfide interchange protein codes for MKRWLMLLPLAIFLVVAVFLYRGLYLDPAELPSAMIDKPFPEFSLPSVQGDKTLTRADILGKPALVNVWGTWCISCRVEHPVLNKLAQQGVVIYGINYKDVNADALKWLKDFHNPYALDIRDDEGSLGLNLGVYGAPETFFIDAKGIIRDKFVGVIDEQVWREKLAGKYQALVDEAKP; via the coding sequence ATGAAGCGTTGGTTGATGTTGTTACCACTGGCGATTTTTCTGGTGGTCGCTGTATTCCTTTACCGTGGGTTGTACCTGGATCCGGCCGAGCTGCCTTCGGCCATGATCGACAAGCCGTTCCCGGAGTTTTCTCTGCCATCGGTGCAAGGCGACAAGACCCTGACCCGCGCTGACATTCTGGGCAAACCGGCGCTGGTCAACGTCTGGGGCACCTGGTGCATTTCCTGCCGGGTCGAGCACCCGGTGCTGAACAAACTGGCCCAGCAGGGCGTGGTGATCTACGGCATCAACTACAAGGACGTCAACGCCGATGCCTTGAAGTGGCTGAAGGACTTCCACAACCCGTATGCGCTGGACATTCGTGACGACGAAGGCTCGCTGGGCCTGAACCTCGGCGTGTATGGCGCGCCGGAAACCTTCTTCATCGACGCCAAGGGCATCATCCGCGACAAGTTCGTCGGCGTGATCGACGAGCAGGTCTGGCGCGAAAAACTGGCGGGCAAGTACCAGGCGCTGGTCGATGAGGCCAAGCCATGA
- a CDS encoding cytochrome c-type biogenesis protein, whose product MKRWIAAVILGLSLAGVAHAAIDTYEFAKEGDRERFRELTKELRCPKCQNQDIADSNAPIAADLRKEIFRMLGEGKSNQQIIDFMVDRYGDFVRYKPALNAKTALLWFGPAGLLLGGVVIIAVIVRRRRVQRAGTQAELSPEERSRLDNLLDKTKND is encoded by the coding sequence ATGAAGCGCTGGATCGCTGCCGTTATCCTGGGCTTGAGCCTGGCGGGCGTGGCCCACGCGGCCATCGACACCTACGAGTTCGCCAAGGAAGGTGACCGCGAGCGTTTCCGCGAGCTGACCAAGGAGCTGCGATGCCCCAAGTGTCAGAACCAGGACATCGCCGATTCCAACGCACCGATTGCCGCCGACCTGCGCAAAGAGATTTTCCGCATGCTCGGCGAGGGCAAGAGCAACCAGCAGATCATCGACTTCATGGTCGATCGCTACGGTGACTTCGTCCGCTACAAGCCTGCACTGAACGCCAAGACCGCCTTGCTCTGGTTCGGCCCCGCCGGCCTGCTGCTGGGTGGTGTCGTGATCATCGCGGTGATCGTTCGCCGTCGTCGCGTGCAACGCGCCGGTACCCAGGCTGAGCTTTCTCCCGAGGAGCGCTCGCGCCTCGACAACCTGTTGGATAAAACCAAGAATGATTGA
- the ccmI gene encoding c-type cytochrome biogenesis protein CcmI, whose amino-acid sequence MIDFWLAAGLLLLVALSFLLIPVLRSRRAQREEDRTALNVALYQERVAELQTQQEEGVLDAAQMDAGRAEAARELLADTEGAEAPRVSRLGKPLPLLAAILVPVLGLGLYLHFGASDKVELTREFSQAPQSMEEMTQRLERAVAAQPDSAEGMYFLGRTYMAQDRPADAAKMFERTVNLAGRQPELLGQWAQAQYFADGKKWSDKVQALTDEALKADPKEVTSLGLLGIAAFESERYQDAIDYWNRLLAQLPPEDKSREALQGGITRATEKLVASGGKVAQAPTAKAAALLKVSVDLAADLKSKVQPGDSVFIFARAISGPPAPLAVKRMTVADLPVTVELGDADAMMPQLKLSNFPEVQLVARISRAGKPTAGEWIGRSQPLASSTTAPQTLTIDSPDK is encoded by the coding sequence ATGATTGATTTCTGGCTCGCTGCAGGTCTGCTGCTTCTGGTTGCCCTGAGTTTTCTGTTGATCCCGGTGCTGCGCAGCCGTCGCGCCCAGCGTGAAGAGGATCGTACCGCCCTGAACGTTGCGCTGTATCAGGAGCGCGTGGCTGAGTTGCAGACTCAGCAGGAAGAGGGCGTGCTCGATGCGGCGCAAATGGACGCCGGTCGCGCCGAAGCCGCCCGTGAATTGCTGGCGGACACCGAAGGCGCTGAAGCGCCGCGGGTGTCGCGTCTGGGTAAACCCTTGCCGTTGCTGGCGGCCATTCTGGTGCCGGTGCTGGGCCTGGGCCTGTATCTGCATTTCGGTGCCAGCGACAAGGTCGAACTGACCCGCGAATTCTCCCAGGCTCCCCAGTCGATGGAAGAGATGACCCAGCGCCTGGAGCGTGCGGTCGCCGCTCAGCCGGATTCCGCTGAAGGCATGTACTTCCTCGGTCGCACCTACATGGCTCAGGACCGCCCGGCGGATGCGGCGAAGATGTTCGAACGCACGGTGAACCTGGCCGGTCGTCAGCCCGAGTTGCTCGGTCAATGGGCCCAGGCCCAGTACTTCGCCGATGGCAAGAAGTGGTCGGACAAGGTCCAGGCCCTGACCGACGAAGCGCTCAAGGCCGATCCGAAAGAAGTCACCAGCCTTGGCCTGCTCGGCATTGCCGCGTTTGAAAGCGAGCGTTATCAGGACGCCATCGATTATTGGAATCGCCTGTTGGCGCAGCTGCCGCCGGAAGACAAGTCCCGCGAGGCGCTGCAAGGCGGGATTACCCGGGCCACGGAGAAGCTGGTGGCCAGTGGTGGCAAGGTTGCGCAAGCACCGACGGCCAAGGCCGCGGCGTTGCTCAAGGTCAGCGTCGATCTGGCAGCGGACCTCAAATCCAAGGTCCAGCCTGGCGACAGCGTGTTCATCTTCGCCCGTGCGATCTCCGGTCCTCCGGCCCCGCTGGCGGTCAAACGCATGACCGTGGCCGACCTGCCGGTGACCGTCGAACTGGGCGATGCCGACGCGATGATGCCGCAATTGAAACTGTCGAACTTCCCTGAAGTCCAACTGGTTGCGCGCATTTCCCGTGCCGGCAAACCGACCGCCGGCGAATGGATCGGTCGCAGCCAGCCCCTGGCCAGCAGCACCACCGCGCCGCAAACACTGACCATCGACAGCCCGGACAAATAA